The DNA region TTTCTGCCAATATCTCCAAACGATTTTGCAAGCCGTCAAAAATACCTTGAAGTAACCCAGGGCCTAATTCTGCCTCTAGTAAATGACCAGAAAAAGTTACCAAAGCGCCACGTCGAATACCCTGTGTCTCTTCAAAGACTTGCATTTTAACTTCTTGACCTAAGACTTCAATAACCTCAGACTTCAACCAAGTATCATCGACATTGACATAAGCAACCTCCCCCTGACGTACATGACCATCGAAACACACACGTAATAAGTTACCATAGGCTTCTACAACATATCCTTGAGTGGTTTGTCCCGAAGTTGTTACCATGCGATTGCCTTTTCCATAGAATTAATTTTTTGTTTTCCTGCCTCTAAATTTACCATGCTATTGCGTATAGCAAACAGATAAGTAGCTACTCTACCTAGAACAGCATTAGCATCAAAATACCAATTACGGTACATCTCTTCCATTTTGTGAAATTCATACAATGAAAGAGTTCGATGTAATGTGTGAGGAAGATGACCATAATCTTCCAATACGCTACTTAAATCTGAAAAGCCATCCGGAAGCTCGTAATTAGGAGCATCTTTCTGCATCAAAACCTGTAAGACTACAGGATCAGAACTATCCTCATCCCTCAACACGTAAGAAACATCTAGCTGCATTACACGAGACCTAAATCCTGCTAAAACGACTCTAAGATTCTTCTTAAATGTGAAATACTCTCTAAGAAATTCTAAGGAACTATTTTGATAATGAGATAAAAAACAACTCATTAAAGCAGAAAAATGCTCTAGTCGTTCCTTAGAACTCTTATGCTCTAAAAGAAAATCCTTAAAAAAATCTTCAAACTCACACTCATCAGACCATTGTTGCAAATAAACCATACCCGCCACACGATCCTGAGTTACCGTACCAAAAGAGTAAGGGATTGGCTTATCTGCCCAAAAGAAAGCAAAGTTCTCCAAATCAAAAAAACGCTTTAAAATGACATAGTGAGCGAAATCTCTTTTTGAAAGATTCAAAAGGAGCAGAGAATCGAGAGCCTCAAAAGAATATAGAGGAGGAGCCTCAGGAAGTTGATTAGGAAAAAACGATGATAA from Chlamydia ibidis 10-1398/6 includes:
- a CDS encoding DUF2764 family protein, whose translation is MTQYYFLSSFFPNQLPEAPPLYSFEALDSLLLLNLSKRDFAHYVILKRFFDLENFAFFWADKPIPYSFGTVTQDRVAGMVYLQQWSDECEFEDFFKDFLLEHKSSKERLEHFSALMSCFLSHYQNSSLEFLREYFTFKKNLRVVLAGFRSRVMQLDVSYVLRDEDSSDPVVLQVLMQKDAPNYELPDGFSDLSSVLEDYGHLPHTLHRTLSLYEFHKMEEMYRNWYFDANAVLGRVATYLFAIRNSMVNLEAGKQKINSMEKAIAW